The nucleotide sequence CTATAGGGGTGTTTTTTATAAAAAAGTATCATTTTATAAAAAAGAAAATTTTATTAAAAGATTTTAAAGCTGTCAAAATAGAGATGAATTTTTAATAATTAAAATCATAAAAAATAAGCAAAAGGACAAATTATGAAAAAGAGTATTACAAAAAATTTTATATATAGCATGTTGTTAAATATAATGAACTTGGTAGTTCCTATTTTAATAACTCCATTTATTTTTAAAAAATTAGGTCCTGAAAGTATAGGAGAAGTAGAATTTACTTATTCATTAGCAAAATATTTTTTAATAATAGCAACATTTGGAACATTAACTTATGGGTTAAGAGAATTAAGTAAAGTGAAAGATAATAAAAAACAAAGTAATTTAGTATTTTCAGAGATTTATTCTATTAAAATACTAATGACATTATTATGCACAGCAACCTATTATGTATATGTATATATACAATTTAGAGAGAAAGAAACCTATGGGTTATTTTTAATTTTAGGTGGATTAATAATTTCTAATTTATTCAATATAGAATGGGTGAATAGAGCATATGAAAACTTTAAATTTATAGCTATAAAAACTATCATAATAAGATTAATCTACATAATTCTTATAGTTTTATTAATAAAAGATAAAAATTCTAAGCAATTATATTTAAGTTTAATAGTTATCAATGAAATGTTAAATTATATAGTTAGTTATATATATATATTTAAAAATAATATTTCTTATAGAGTTAAAGATGTGAAAATCTCTAATTTAAAGTATCACTTTAAATTATTGCTAGTAATAGTTTTAATGATTAATGCAAATGTATTGTATACACAATTTGATAAAATAATGTTAGGGTTTTATTCTACTAAAAATGAAGTTGCATATTATTCAATAGGACAAAAAGTTATGGGGATAAGCTATACAATAGTAATGACAATGGTATCAGTAAGTGTGCCTAGGCTTTCATATTATTTAGCAAATGAAAAAGAAAAATATTATAAGTTACTAAATAAATTAATTGAATTTTTATCATTATTAGTAATACCGATGTCTATAGGTATAATAGGATTGAGCAAGGAAATAATATTATTCTTTGGAGGAACTCAATATTTGGAAGCGGATTTGTCAATTAAATATTTTGGATTTAGGCTTGTAGTTGCAGGAGCGGCAGGAATACTAAATGGTCAAATATTATTTTTGCATAAAAAAGAAAAAATAATATTTAAGTTTTTGGTAATCTCAGGGATATTAAATGTAATTTTAAAATTCAGTTTAATAAGGTTTGAAAATTTAAATTCTTCAACGGCTATTTTAACAACAATAATAGCTGAAATATTTTGTATATCTTTATATTATTCTTATATAATTAAAAAGCTAAAAATAAGTTTAAATAGATATAAAGCAATAAGAACATATGTAGTTATAAGTTTTGCTTTTATACCAACTATTTACTTTATAAAACAATTTTCATTTCAATATATATTAACAATAATTTTTTCGATTATAGTTTGTATAGTGATATATACTATAGGATTATTAATGGCAAAAGATAAATCGTTTTTAGAAATAATAAAGATAATTAATAGAAAATTTAAAAGGAGATAATATGCTAATTGAATTAAAAAGTAAATTTAAAAAAATATGTTTTAAATTAGGAATATCAAATTTAGGGAAAAAAATATATTTAGTATTATTTTCTAAATGTTTTGAAAATAATTTAAATAAAAATTTCAAAAAAAATGGTGAAGAAATCCTTAGAAAATTATACAATGCATTTGATGAAGTGGGATTAAAATGTTGGTTAGATTATGGAACGTTACTGGGTTATGTAAGAGAAAAAGACTTTATTTCCCATGATTTAGATATCGATGTTTCTACTTTATTATCTAATAAAGGGGAAGAGTTACAAATAGCTTTAGAAAATCAAGGATTTAAAAAAGTTGCTGATCTAGAAATAGACAATGGAAAGTATGGGGCAGAAGAAACATATAGATATAAAGGTGTCGATTTTGATATATTTTTTTATAGAGAGCATGAAGGTAAATATTTGACACACGGTTTTACAAGAAAAGATAATTTAACTTGGGACGAGACAGAAAAAAAATTAGGAGGATTAATTGTCAGAGAGTTAACATTTTCCTTGTTCGAATTGGAAAAAATTAACTTTAAAGGGGTCCAATGTTATATTCCCTCAAATGCAGAGCAACACTTAGAGGAACATTATGGTTCAGGATATATAAAACCTGATGATAATTATGAAGCTAAAAAACAAAATAGAAAGACATTAAATAAAAAAATAGGAAAAATTAAATTAAATATAAAATGAAGGTGTATAAATGAGAATAAAAATAGAAGAAGTTATTTTAATCCTAGGGACTATTTTATGTCCACTGTTATTTTTCCCATTAATATTTTTAGAAAGCTTAGTGAATAAAGAAATAAAAAAAAAATTCATATTTTCATTAGGAATTTTAGCATATCTGTATATTCCTACAACATTTGACGATTTAAGTAGAATTTATATTGAGTATGAAACTCTAATAATAGATCAATGGGTAGACATTTTTAATAGAAAAGATTTTTTTCTACCTCTAACAATCTATTTAAAAAATCGATTTTGGTTTAGTAAAGAATTAATGCCGTTTTTAGCATTAATAGTAATTTATGGAAGTAGTTTTAAAATATTTAATAAATTAGTTGAAGTTAAATCTAAATCTAAAATTAAAATAATTGAGTTTCTGTTTTTATTTTTATTACTCTTTACGAATTTGATACCAAGAGATATAATAACAAAAGTTCGAATGCCATTGTCGTTAGGAATTATTTTATATTCTATCTATATAAGAGTGTATGAAAATAAAAAAAATAAAGCTATAATAATTTCTATTTTTGCTTTTACGACTCATTATTCATCAATAGTATATGTTTTTTTATGCTCATTTTTAGGAAATAAAAAAATAAAAAAAATGATCGATGTGTTATTCTGTATCTCACCTTTATTTTATTTATTAACTCCTAAACTATTATATACTTTACTACAATTTTTACCTATTCCTTCAAAATTTGATCGATCGATCTATACGTATACATTAGGTAGCTATGGAATAGGATATGAGAAGGCAATAAATGCAAAGATTTATAGTTATACATATAATTTAGTAGGATATTTTAATTTATTATATTTATTTTTATTTAAAGGAAAATCTAAACTAAGACCATATGCAAAGGGGTTATGGGTATTTGGAAGTATATTTCACGTGGTTAATAATTTATTTTTTAGATTTTCGTTTCTACCAAGAATATTAACTGTTTTAGTCATGGTTGATGAGTATTTAATAGAGAATAAAAAAACTAAATGTAAATATGAATATATGATTTTTTATTTATTAGTATCAATAATTTTATTTTCATTGACATTATACATGATGCGGGAAAGTATTTTAGAGAGTTGGATAAAAAAATGTTATTACAATATAATAATGGTATTTAATAATAATATTAAAATAAATGAATTTATAATAAAGTAAAAGTTTGGAGGGAACAAATGAATGAAGAAATTGATGTGATAATAATATGGGTTGATGGGAATGACCCTAAGTGGTATAGAGAATTTTTAAAATATAGCCCTCAAAAAATAGATACCTCAAATAGTAAATCAAGATTTAGAGATTTTGGAACCTTGAAGTATGTTTTTAGAGGGATCGATAAATGTATTCCATGGGTAAGGAAGATACATTTTGTTACTTCAGGTCATAAACCAGAGTGGTTAAATGTAAATCATCCCCAAATTAATTTTGTAACACATAAAGAAATGTTTTATGAGAAGAAACACCTACCAGTGTTTAATTCAAGTGCTATTGAATTAAACTTTCTAGGAATTAAAGATCTTGCTGACAAGTTTATATATTTTAATGATGATATGTTAATTTTAAAGAAAACTTCTCAAGAAAGGTTTTTTAAAAATAATTTACCAGTAGACTTTCTACTCCAAGGGGTTCCTAGAAGAGGGAAGCTCTATAAAAAATTTATTTCAAATTCTTTATGGGTTGATGCAATTAATAATAATATAGATCTAATCAATAAGTTTTTTAATAAGAAAGAACAAGTGGAACAGAACAAAGAAAAGTATGTTTTTAAAGAGTATGGCTTTAAAAATATACTAAAAAACAAAATCTCTAATATAGTTTCAAAATATTATCACTTTGAACACTATCACCATCCTCAGCCATATTTAAAAAGAACATTGGAGGAAGTTTTTAAAGAATACAAAGGTGAGATATTGCTAACAAGTTCTCAAAAGTTTAGAAGTAAAACAGATTTGACACAATATATTTATAGATATTGGCACCTTGTAAAGGGAGAATTTAATCCACATTATGAAAAGGATTTTAAAACTTATAATGTATCTTCAAAAGAAGTAGCGGATCAATGCATAGAGGGGTTGAAAAAATATAGATTTGTATGTATAAATGATGATCCTAACCTTAAAGAATATGAC is from Psychrilyobacter atlanticus DSM 19335 and encodes:
- a CDS encoding oligosaccharide flippase family protein → MKKSITKNFIYSMLLNIMNLVVPILITPFIFKKLGPESIGEVEFTYSLAKYFLIIATFGTLTYGLRELSKVKDNKKQSNLVFSEIYSIKILMTLLCTATYYVYVYIQFREKETYGLFLILGGLIISNLFNIEWVNRAYENFKFIAIKTIIIRLIYIILIVLLIKDKNSKQLYLSLIVINEMLNYIVSYIYIFKNNISYRVKDVKISNLKYHFKLLLVIVLMINANVLYTQFDKIMLGFYSTKNEVAYYSIGQKVMGISYTIVMTMVSVSVPRLSYYLANEKEKYYKLLNKLIEFLSLLVIPMSIGIIGLSKEIILFFGGTQYLEADLSIKYFGFRLVVAGAAGILNGQILFLHKKEKIIFKFLVISGILNVILKFSLIRFENLNSSTAILTTIIAEIFCISLYYSYIIKKLKISLNRYKAIRTYVVISFAFIPTIYFIKQFSFQYILTIIFSIIVCIVIYTIGLLMAKDKSFLEIIKIINRKFKRR
- a CDS encoding LicD family protein, with the protein product MLIELKSKFKKICFKLGISNLGKKIYLVLFSKCFENNLNKNFKKNGEEILRKLYNAFDEVGLKCWLDYGTLLGYVREKDFISHDLDIDVSTLLSNKGEELQIALENQGFKKVADLEIDNGKYGAEETYRYKGVDFDIFFYREHEGKYLTHGFTRKDNLTWDETEKKLGGLIVRELTFSLFELEKINFKGVQCYIPSNAEQHLEEHYGSGYIKPDDNYEAKKQNRKTLNKKIGKIKLNIK
- a CDS encoding EpsG family protein, whose protein sequence is MRIKIEEVILILGTILCPLLFFPLIFLESLVNKEIKKKFIFSLGILAYLYIPTTFDDLSRIYIEYETLIIDQWVDIFNRKDFFLPLTIYLKNRFWFSKELMPFLALIVIYGSSFKIFNKLVEVKSKSKIKIIEFLFLFLLLFTNLIPRDIITKVRMPLSLGIILYSIYIRVYENKKNKAIIISIFAFTTHYSSIVYVFLCSFLGNKKIKKMIDVLFCISPLFYLLTPKLLYTLLQFLPIPSKFDRSIYTYTLGSYGIGYEKAINAKIYSYTYNLVGYFNLLYLFLFKGKSKLRPYAKGLWVFGSIFHVVNNLFFRFSFLPRILTVLVMVDEYLIENKKTKCKYEYMIFYLLVSIILFSLTLYMMRESILESWIKKCYYNIIMVFNNNIKINEFIIK
- a CDS encoding stealth conserved region 3 domain-containing protein, giving the protein MNEEIDVIIIWVDGNDPKWYREFLKYSPQKIDTSNSKSRFRDFGTLKYVFRGIDKCIPWVRKIHFVTSGHKPEWLNVNHPQINFVTHKEMFYEKKHLPVFNSSAIELNFLGIKDLADKFIYFNDDMLILKKTSQERFFKNNLPVDFLLQGVPRRGKLYKKFISNSLWVDAINNNIDLINKFFNKKEQVEQNKEKYVFKEYGFKNILKNKISNIVSKYYHFEHYHHPQPYLKRTLEEVFKEYKGEILLTSSQKFRSKTDLTQYIYRYWHLVKGEFNPHYEKDFKTYNVSSKEVADQCIEGLKKYRFVCINDDPNLKEYDLIKKNITEELDKIFPKNSQYEL